A window from Cryptomeria japonica chromosome 1, Sugi_1.0, whole genome shotgun sequence encodes these proteins:
- the LOC131036650 gene encoding scarecrow-like protein 9, with protein sequence MRSHYLEEEEAALELNKVIRSFDPPTNYISNTIMAEKGGGKGFSSSNSYSNSNSNSNSNDSNSSGSIGNDPASTVAQEPWLPQQQGVVPFQEGSSSSSCSSEKATPLAADGESEDSELFSDIVLKYINDMLMNEDMEDRKCMYQECSALQATAKPFYDILGENYPPHPSEPSFSQNQLYNEGLGVDDIRNNGIEDRGFIGNLFDISRGLESPVSANFSTDYSSQLSFSSSGSSTVMDGFPESPIYEMSLPELFSETEQSFGSVSREVEDALYSYQLARENNVDREFNEAFYINQVMARENNLGARLGKERFWRVPKQESDFEFKLEKIEEGGSGGVGEGVGVTTQQNIGVHSDDANGSKQQRHKNPHREDLDLEDRQSNKHSAVFPEHVIRTEKFDEVLLCQGKNGRNFSVIQKEVLQNGVQKSPQDGSVKGGTQSGKSRGKKQGKKEVVDLRTLLVHCAQAVATDDNRGANEILKQIRQHASPHGDGSQRLAHYFVESLEARLSGTGGRLYTIVSSNRPSAAEILKAYHLYLAATPFKKISHFLSNQTILRLAENATRLHIVDFGVLYGFQWPCLIQNLANRPGGPPKLRITGIDFPQPGFRPAERIEETGRRLADYAKSFGVPFEYQAIAAKWENLDIADLNLRSDELLVVNCMYRLRNLMDETVIVESPRNIVLNKIRSMNPSLYIQGVVNGAYSAPFFITRFREALFHYSALFDALETTIPRDHPERICLEKELLGREILNVVACEGLERVERPETYKQWQVRTKRAGFVQLPLNRSIFSKAREKLKSLYHKDFGVDEDGNWLLLGWKGRIIMAISTWRP encoded by the coding sequence ATGAGAAGCCATTATTTAGAGGAAGAGGAGGCGGCCTTAGAGTTGAACAAAGTCATTAGGAGTTTCGATCCCCCGACGAATTATATTTCAAACACTATCATGGCGGAGAAAGGAGGGGGAAAGGGTTTCAGCTCGAGTAATTCTTATAGTAACAGTAATAGCAACAGCAATAGTAATGATAGCAATAGCAGTGGTAGTATTGGTAATGATCCTGCCAGCACAGTGGCGCAGGAGCCATGGCTGCCTCAGCAGCAGGGCGTGGTGCCATTTCAGGAGGGCTCGTCTTCCTCATCATGTTCGTCTGAGAAGGCAACGCCCCTTGCTGCTGATGGTGAATCGGAGGACTCCGAGCTGTTCTCTGACATAGTTTTGAAGTATATCAATGATATGCTTATGAATGAAGATATGGAGGACAGGAAGTGCATGTACCAGGAGTGCAGTGCTCTGCAAGCTACTGCCAAACCTTTTTATGATATTCTAGGTGAGAATTACCCTCCCCATCCCTCAGAGCCTTCTTTTTCACAGAATCAACTTTATAATGAGGGATTAGGTGTTGATGACATTAGGAACAATGGGATTGAAGACAGGGGCTTTATTGGGAACCTTTTTGATATTTCAAGGGGTTTGGAGTCTCCTGTGTCTGCGAATTTTTCAACAGACTACTCTTCTCAGCTGTCCTTTAGTTCATCTGGCAGCAGTACTGTTATGGACGGCTTTCCTGAATCTCCGATTTATGAGATGAGTCTTCCTGAACTGTTTTCAGAGACTGAACAGAGCTTTGGCAGTGTCAGCAGGGAGGTTGAGGATGCTCTTTATTCTTATCAGTTGGCCAGGGAAAATAATGTTGACAGAGAGTTCAATGAGGCTTTTTATATTAACCAGGTGATGGCCAGGGAAAATAATTTGGGAGCTCGGTTAGGGAAGGAGAGGTTTTGGCGAGTGCCAAAGCAGGAGAGTGACTTTGAGTTCAAACTGGAGAAGATAGAAGAAGGCGGGAGTGGGGGTGTGGGTGAGGGTGTTGGTGTAACCACTCAACAGAATATCGGGGTGCACAGTGATGATGCGAATGGATCAAAGCAGCAGCGGCATAAGAATCCTCACCGTGAGGATTTAGACCTAGAAGATAGGCAGAGCAACAAGCATTCTGCTGTTTTTCCAGAACATGTGATTAGGACTGAAAAGTTTGACGAAGTATTGCTCTGTCAGGGGAAGAATGGTAGAAATTTCTCTGTTATACAGAAGGAAGTGTTGCAGAATGGAGTGCAGAAGAGCCCTCAGGATGGGTCTGTGAAAGGGGGTACACAGAGTGGCAAGTCTCGTGGGAAGAAGCAAGGGAAGAAGGAAGTGGTGGATTTAAGAACACTTCTTGTTCATTGTGCACAGGCAGTGGCAACAGATGATAATCGAGGGGCCAATGAGATCTTGAAGCAGATCAGGCAACATGCATCTCCTCATGGAGATGGGTCACAGCGCTTGGCCCATTACTTTGTAGAGAGCTTGGAGGCACGGTTATCTGGAACTGGTGGGCGTTTGTATACCATTGTTTCAAGCAACAGGCCGTCAGCAGCAGAGATTTTGAAGGCATATCATCTCTACTTAGCTGCCACTCCTTTCAAAAAAATATCACATTTTCTTTCAAACCAGACTATTCTGCGATTAGCAGAGAATGCAACAAGGTTGCACATTGTGGATTTTGGAGTGCTCTATGGCTTTCAGTGGccatgtctaattcaaaatttggCCAACCGTCCTGGTGGGCCTCCCAAGCTCCGTATAACTGGGATTGATTTTCCTCAACCTGGATTCAGGCCAGCAGAGAGAATTGAAGAGACAGGGCGGCGTCTCGCTGATTATGCTAAGTCCTTTGGTGTGCCCTTTGAATACCAAGCCATAGCAGCCAAGTGGGAGAACTTGGATATAGCAGATCTTAACTTGAGGAGTGATGAGTTGCTCGTAGTAAACTGCATGTACAGGCTACGGAATTTGATGGATGAGACAGTGATTGTGGAGAGCCCAAGGAATATTGTGTTGAACAAGATTAGGAGCATGAATCCTAGTCTCTATATACAAGGTGTGGTGAATGGGGCGTACAGTGCTCCTTTTTTTATTACAAGGTTCCGAGAGGCGCTTTTTCATTATTCTGCTCTATTTGATGCACTTGAAACCACCATACCCCGTGACCATCCTGAGAGGATTTGTTTAGAGAAAGAACTTTTGGGCCGGGAAATATTGAATGTTGTTGCTTGTGAGGGATTGGAGAGAGTAGAGAGACCAGAAACATACAAACAGTGGCAGGTCAGGACTAAGAGAGCTGGATTTGTTCAACTTCCGCTGAATCGTAGCATCTTTTCCAAAGCCAGGGAAAAATTGAAATCCTTATACCATAAGGACTTTGGAGTGGATGAAGATGGTAATTGGTTGCTGTTAGGCTGGAAGGGACGGATTATTATGGCCATTTCTACATGGAGACCTTAA